Genomic window (Eubalaena glacialis isolate mEubGla1 chromosome X, mEubGla1.1.hap2.+ XY, whole genome shotgun sequence):
AGAAATTGTCTCTTAAGCACTCAAATGTGACCATATCCGTCTCTGGCTTAAAATAGTCCACACCTCCCCATTAGATTCACTGTAAGTCCCATAGAATAAATCCCAACCTCAGCATTGCATCCAAATCCTTTGTGAATTGGTCTTTGCCTGTCTTTCTAGATGATGTCAGGACTAGGTCTCAAGGAACTGTAATTAGAATGGATTATGCTATTCTAAGTGTACAGTAGCAGAAAAAACCAGCAAGTTGAATATGAAATAAAGTCATTAAGGGCTTTTGATGATCAAGTCTGGGAAACAATGATATTTGACAGACCTTTAGGGTAGCAGTAAGAATGAAAATGACACAAATACCTAAGAGGAACTGGGCagaactgaagaggaaggagaatAAGATAACACAACAAATCAAACCCAAGAAACTATTACAAAGAGTCACTGTAAAATCTGTGGCATTGAGCTTATGATGGGTAGGTATGTTAGGGTGACTTAAAGGGTCAAAGTCAAGATGGAGACTGACAGAAAAATCTGTGATATGTCTGATCATCTTTCTCTTCAGACTTTGCTAGCTTCCTAACAAGTATAGGACAAAATCCAAGATGTTAAAATGACCTAAGAAAGCCTCTATGATCAGGCTATTTACTTCCTATGCAGCCTTACCTCCTGCTGCTACCCTCTTTCACTTTAGGCTCCATCAACACTAAATACATGGTGctctttcagatttctctgttttttcacatattgtttcttctgcctggaatgtctgTCATTTCCTCATTTCCCGGGTGAACTCCTATTTATCCTTCAAAATCCTGTACTGACATCACCAACTCCAGGAGGCTTCTGTGAATGCCCCTTTTTCACAGAGTTACCCCTGCatcaatccattcattcatttgtttattattgagcaaatatttattgagtacttagtgTGGGCCAGATGCCATGTTAGGTACTGGGAACACCATGGTGATAAGACAGATCAAACATGACCTTTACCCTTCTTAGCCTTATATTTAGCAAtgaatacacacatgcatacacacacacacgcacgcatgcacacacacaaacacacgcatcCAAAtagtcaaataaaaaaaataatcctcGATTTTCTAAGTGCTACGAATAAAAGAAACAAGGAACTGTGATACAGGATAATGACTATAAGGGATAGATACGGAGGCAACATAATATAAGGTTGAGCCATGTGAAATTGCTggtatttgactttttttctgtATAATTGGTGATTTTATATAGTTCCACCTAATAATTTCCTTTCTGAGGAATTGACCTCTAAACTGAGGCATGAAGACGAGGTGGAACTGGCCATGGTGGCTAAGCTTGGAGCTTAACATGTTCCAGAAACCAAGAGAAGATTGGAAAAGATAGAATTGAGAAAAGGAGTGAATAACACTCAATGAAATGTAAGAGCAATAAGCAGGACAGATCATACAGGATCTTTATAGGAGTGTGGATCTAATTCTCATTAAAATGTAAAGCCATTGGAGTATTTTAAGATCCTTCTGATTTCAGTGTGGGATTGGAATGGAAGAGAGTAAGAGTAAATATAGGGCTGTCAATTAAgagtttgagggacttccctggtggctcagtggttaagaatccgcctgccaatgcaggggacacaggtttgatccctggtccgggaagatcccacatgccgcagagcaactaagcccatgcgccacaactactgagcctgcgctctagagcccgcgagcaacaactactgaagcccacacacatagagcctgtgctgtgcaagaagagaagccaccgcaatgagaagcccgcacactgcaacgaagagtagccctcgcttgccgcaactagagaaagcccgcgcacagcaacaaagacccaacacagccatgaatgaatgaatgaatgaataaataaataaataaataaataaataaataaataagaggttGATATAAGGAGGCAATATAATGTTGTGTTAGGGGTGCAGGGTTTGGTGTCAGGCTGCCTTGATTTAAATCCTGGCTTTGCAATTTGCCATTTTTTATGTTACTTTATGCAAGTACTCTTTACTCaaattctctaagcctcagtttcttcatctgtgtaacagggataataataggaTCAACTTCGTAGGGTTAGTCTGGAGACTGAATGAGATAACCCACTGCACAACACTAAGCGGTTCCTGGCAGATAATAAACAATAGATACTAGAGATTAATAGTCCAAATGAAAAATGACAGTACCTGTATATGTCGATGACAGTATATTTGGAGAGAAGTGAATGGACATGAGACCTATTGTTGTGGGGGTTTAAACAGCAGGATTTAGTATGAACTGGATGTGAGAATTGAGGGAGAAGGATTTTTCaggttgactcctaggtttcTGTCAAAGAGTGGAGTGGATTGTGCTGCACTCTACTAAAATGGAGAAGGTCTGCCTGGTATAGAATTTAGCTATAgaaattcctctctctctttataccatataaggcagaaagaaagaaagaaaaaaagtaattatcatacaatataaaaggaaatagttatttaaaaaatttagataacAGAACCTTACATGAGATATAAAAAACACTTTATATTATATTCATACCACAACGTCTAAAACATGCAAAAATCTtgtgtgtatattcttttttctcaaggtcTAAGATTTTGGAAATCTTTCTACTGTACTATGTGATAGACAGTGACCAATTAAACTTATGTGCTTACTTTGTCTTATATTAAAGGTGTTTTGTAATCATTCCATCTGCTTCTCTCACAGAATGGAGCCCACTTGGTATACTAGCAGATGAAGAATTTAAGGAGGATGTCTATCTTTATTCTCTTTAGCAACTGAGAGTCGGCTCTGGGAACCATCAGGCACCATGGGGAAGCGGGACAATCGGGTGGCCTATATGAATCCTATAGCAATGGCCAGATGGAGGGGCCCATCTCAATCTGCAGGCCCAACAATACAAGATTATCTGAATCGACCAAGGCCCACCTGGGAAGAAGTgaagaaacaattagaaaataaaaagaaaggctcCAAGGCATTAGctgaatttgaagaaaaaatgaatgagaattggaagaaggaactagaaaaaagcagagagaaattaTTAAGTGGAAATGAGAGCTcatccaaaaaaagagaaagaaagaaaaagaaaaagaagaaatcttgtCAGTCTTCATCTTCTTCTACATCAAGCTCTGATTCTTCAAGCAGTTCTTCAGATTCTGAGGATgaggaaaagaaacaaggaaaaaagagaaagaaaaagaagaaccgTTCATACAAATCATCAGAAAGCTCTACATGTGAATCTGAATCAGAGAGCAAAGaatctgtaaaaaagaaaaagaagtcaaaggatgaaacagagaaagaaaagtatattAGAAGTctcagcaaaaaaagaaagaagacttgtcctgaggataaacctTTATCATCGGAGTCCTCAACAGAATCAGATTATGAAGAGGAGGTGCaagcaaaaaagaagagaagacgTGAAGAGCgagaaaaagcaacagaaaaagcaaagaagaagaagaagaaacagcaCAAAAAACAtagtaagaagaagaaaaagaagtcaggTTCAAACCACAAGTCCGGataatatcaagaaaaaaagcaagattcCCCTATTGAAAAAAGCAAGGTGTAAAGGAAACTTCAACTGTGAATGTTAGGGCATATTTACCAAAATGCATGAGTTTCCCTGTGTTAGTAGAATTATTCCTGGACTTTGAGTTGCCAGTCAAATGCTACTGTGCCAGAAAGGGCCATAATTGTTGCCTGCAGCTTAAATGTaggattttggggttttttgtatgtttttccctCCACTGGCTAATTCTTCTGAGAGCTAAAACCGTGTTGTCATACTAGTGGTTAAAATGTTTGGAATTAAAGTAAAATGTTTCAGATGATAAATAATTTTGACCAAACAGTGGATCTAATGTTAAAAGTATCTAATTTGGctacatctttaaaatataatcagaaaTATCCAGGCAACAATAGCTGACATTTTTGAAGCATGGACTTAACATTGTCTCAAAATACTTACTTTTGaagattaaaagtttattttatttttcttttctccttaatgAACTTTTGTTTACATGGGGAAAGGGTTTGTGGGGGAAAAAGAGTTTGCTCTCACTTTGGCGAGCTGAATAGTGTGCCTTTGATCCTTACACATCCTCTTTTTGCCAGTGCAGCAGCCATTCTTTTCTTACTTAGTAATGTATGCTGTTTCACGGGAACAAGAAAGACAGCAATTTACAGTATATGTAAGGCCCCAGTTTTATGAAATTTACCTCCATTTTGACAGTACTGAATAATATTTAGTGTTAGAGTGTTACATGATTTGAATTAACTTTGATACCCTTTGGAGGGGAATAATTTTAAATAGACCCTGGTATTTTTTGATTACTAAAGATTCTGACATATTTTGCATGCTATATACTATTAAGTTTTGATTATCCAGAGATATTCTATATAACCAGTAATCCTTTTTTATATGATTTATGCTTAGGATACAAGTTTCAAGTTTGTAATTTCTTAATCTTACTATATTAATGTCATGACTGTGTTTAATTGCACACTTGCCAAAATATTTAGCATGTAAaaagaaggtttttaaaaaatatttaatgcctTCATATTGAAGCTGGTTTACTGTAAGCAAGTTGAGTGCCAGACCTCTAGTATGCTGTATGTCTTGTTACATAAAACTACTGCCAAAACCTTAGCAAGTATGCTGTTTAAAAATTTCTTGTCTTAAGCATTAATATTGAATTAAAATAGGAGTTAAATTTAGGAGATTATAATCTTTCTGTTTCACATTTTACTAACATTTGGAGTTTGTTGCCTCGTGTTTGTTGCTGAATCACGTTTACCACTATGCTGAAATaagttgaaatttatttttgctctacATTTTTTATATCAGAGTAATATGAATTATAAATTGATGTCTAACAAAAACACCTGTTACAGAGGATGTGCTAATTGTAATGTCATATGTACAAAGTATTTTAGCATGAGGAGAGAATaaatagctatttttttaaatagctgattTCATGTCAGCTCCCTTGAATCACaagtaaaattattataaagataGAAAACATCTGGTAGATAAATAACATATTGGGTCCCCAAATTTTTGCAGTGCATACCCCAGAATCTCTCAGTAACATTCTTGGACCATTATAAATGTAATGCCTTTTTAGGTCACACTGAAGCTTCATAACTTTAGCTGCTTCCTAAAATATATGTCTATATGCTGATAAAAACTATTGTATTTAAGAGATATTTTCTATCCATATAGagtttttcaaaaattgtttttcattaaaatatggaaaaaaagctTATATTATTTGTAGAATGTGGCAAAGACATTAACAGCTATCAAATATCTATGTGCCCCCATTCACTTCCCAGCCCCTTGTAGTTAGGCAATGACATTTATTACTTCTAGCAGAGGGATTACAGAGAGATTGTAAACAGAAGTGATGTGTCGTTTCAATACCGGAGCAGTAAAAAGTCCTGCGTGACCCTCCAGCTCTCTTTACCTGCCATGAGGACCTGAAAGCAGTGTCCTCCAAGTAGTGTACCTACAAGATGGATGCAACCTGTATCTCTAAGTTGCTATTTGTAAGGGGCCTGCCCTGGAGAGCTGATGGACTTACAGTGAATGTTCtgagtgtgagaaataaattgctATGTGTTAAGCTACTGagatttggggtcttttttattACCACAGCAATCACCTATCCTACTCTAAATAGTAACATAGAACTCTAGAATgtctgtttcattatttacataaaataattcaCGTATTTTCTATCACATCTTTGTGTAGTCAGCAGAATGATTCAGAGGTGATCATTTATGCCATAGCAGaagtaaatgttatttaataaaataacattgGTTTTTATGTAATGACTGAAGAAGAGGGTGGTCTAGCATATTTCATACTTATCAGCAATGCTGACTGTCTAGGAAGTAAAATTACTTCATTATTCCTCTGATTATGGCCAAAACAATCTTCCAGTAAAGGTTTTAGGAAGGCAATTTTAAAAGCACTCATGGGAACTCAATAAAGAACAGGGATGCTATTTTTTAGATGTAAGTATAGACGATGGTAGAGAAAAGTGATATGGAAATATGTAAAGGACAATAGACTAAGTAGATATAGGTGAACATTTAATATGTAGCCTCCAGACTGAAAGCAAAATAACTTATCCTTTATGTGAAAAGCACTAAAGTTCTTATTAGTGATGTGCTTTATGTGATTCATAAGAATAGCTTTAGCCATAATATTCAACTAACTGTGGGAAGGGAAGCAGTGGGAAAGTCAATAAGAAAGTAGACAGGAGAGGGGGAAAATCAGTACAATCTAGATTAGGAATGTAATTGCAAGCACAAAAAGAAGAGTTTGAAAGATCTCAGGCTGAAAATAAAGGATTAGATTGGAGATAAGGAGAATGAATAGAATTGGGGGTTCTGGTTTTATATCGTGATAGTTTCTTTgtctattataaatttattttgagaaaGTTTCACCTTTGACATTGTGATTCTGTAGTCATTTTCTGTTTGACCAtatttattttaccaaaaaaagaagtatttaatTTGTGATGTAGGTTCGAAGCTACTTCATGACTCGTGAAAATTGTAGTCAAATATTCAAACATACCCATGTACTTTAGAGCTGCAAATAAGATGTGTTATTTCTAGTCCTTCCTGAGCCGCAAATAAGACGTGTTCTTTCTTCAGGTGACTCTATCACTTTTATTTGACTCTTTCGTTACACACCTCAATCTACCTTGTATTATGTATTTTGTGTATCTATGGACTCAAGTTGTTAAGACCGCTGGCTCTTGGCTAAGCACTACGTTAAAATTCTCACCCTGCCATTTCTTGATGTGTGACCCTATGTAAGTTAATTCAccttttatgtgtctgtttcctcagataaaaatcagaaaaataacagTATCTATCTCTATGGTTGCtatgagaataaaacaaaataacatttaaagCATTTAACACAGTTCTTGGAACATAGCAAATACTCAGTGAATGCTAtctcttcttttccctcctcttcctatcatcatcatcatcatcatcaccattattattatatcatcATTTCCCTTTCTGCACTGTAACCTCTTGAAAGGTAAAGGCGGTTTCATCTTTTATCTCTTGCAATGATGGTACACAGCATTTTGCACATGATAGGTGCCTTGTGATTTTCATTAAATTGAATTAGTTGGTCAGGCCCTTGGAAAAAGGAGAATCTGAATAAATCCAATGTACCAATGCTATGTATAAGCTCCCTGACTCACTTTTAAAacagtttattgagatataattcacatgccatacaattcacattttaaaaatatgtggttcgttttttttagtatactcacaGATATATGCAAGTGTAACCACAATCAATGTTAGGACATTTTAATCACctcaaaaaagaaattccatatcttatcctccccaccaccccccagcctccacatactttctgtctctatagattttatataaacggaattatacaatatgtggtcttttgtggccgacttctttaacttagcataatactttcaAGGTTCATGTGTTTTGTAATATGTATCAAGGACATTTATACcaagataaaatgaaagaaaatctagTGCATCTTACCAAATTTCTGCTAGAACCAGAAGAAACGCCACTTTCCATACATAGATATGCTGGGCATCATTAATCTGACCtgcacttctttattttttgctttttttattcttttccattatggcttatcataggatattgaatatagttctctgtgctatcaagtaggaccttgttgtttatccattctttatataaaagcttacatctgctaactccaACCTCCCATTCcatctctcccccagccccctcccccttggcaaccacaagtctgttctctatgtctgtgattctgtttctgtttcatagatgggttcgtttgtatcatattttagattccacatataagtgatatcatatgatatgtgcctttctctttctgacttacttcacttggtgtgataatctccaggtccatccatgttgctgcaaatggcattatttcattctttttttatggctgagcaatattccatgtatatatgtaccacatctttatccattcttctgtcgatggacatttaggttgtttccatgtcttggctattgtgaatagtgctgatttgcacttctttaAAATCCTGATTATACAGCAAGCTACTTGAGGGATTGTATTTTCCAGAtgtaaaaatgttcaaataagtATTCATAAGAAGAAATTGGATCAATTTTTATGATGGAGGCTGATAATATTAACACAACACAAGTATGATTTTGTGCTCAGAAACTTGCCAAGAGCAGAACTGTTTTAAGGATAGCTTGGATATGCTAATATTCCCTCCAATAAGCTACTATGACTGGTATAATTCAGAACTCTATATATGGTATTTTCAGATGTCTTTTCTCAGAAGCTGtttacaaaaattaataatattgccATGATAAATCATCTTATTGCtagttatttttaacatcttgttTCCCACGTGGAGaaaataaaccttttattttttccttgaatttaagCTGAAATAAAgtttatagaattattttatatGCTGAAAAATGATCACCCATTTTGCTATCTTACTGAGAACTCAAAATGCTATAGCTCTATGGAAACTaatgaaatataaatagaaaCTAACTTATTAACCATTAAAATAACCATTTGTATCACTTTAAATGGTTATATTATCATCAAATATTTGTatgaactttatttttcaaaaaagtcTTGATCAAATGTTTTTAGCAATAATACTATCTAAGAATGAATGGTTAAAATATGATCTTGTAAAATCCAGGTTATTCTCCACACAAGAAGAAAAACCTGGGTGGTTTGAGAGTCTCTGCATTTGGTTTGTACATCCTGCTCTGTGACAGGCCTGCCGACTATGAGGTTAGTACTCCCACCATTCAGGCTATTCCCTGATGTTTTTAGACTCTGTGGAATTACATCAAAGAGCTTCAGATAATAATGCTGACAACTCAggaaagcattcattcattcattcatttattattttacttatggAGTCTGACTATATGTAGTACTTTCATGAAAAGCCTGTTTCACAGAAATAATTAAAGGATAGCTTCAAAAACTTTTAgttgataataaaaattaaagattttgaataaataaataaaaaaataaaagttttgaacCCTGTTCCCCATCTTGTTTCCTTTGATAGCATTGTATCAACCTCTTACAGGATTCAAATACATAGTGTGGCCAaaggacccccacccccaccccacattcTTTGAAGGACTACTGTAGGCAATAAAGTCTCCCACCAAGGGAACTTTGCATTAACTCCTCCCCAACCTCATGGCAGGATTGTTGTTGCATATGTTTAAAATAAGTACTTATGTACTTCTTTGTTTCTGGACTTGAAAA
Coding sequences:
- the FAM133A gene encoding protein FAM133A — its product is MGKRDNRVAYMNPIAMARWRGPSQSAGPTIQDYLNRPRPTWEEVKKQLENKKKGSKALAEFEEKMNENWKKELEKSREKLLSGNESSSKKRERKKKKKKKSCQSSSSSTSSSDSSSSSSDSEDEEKKQGKKRKKKKNRSYKSSESSTCESESESKESVKKKKKSKDETEKEKYIRSLSKKRKKTCPEDKPLSSESSTESDYEEEVQAKKKRRREEREKATEKAKKKKKKQHKKHSKKKKKKSGSNHKSG